A genomic segment from Thermotoga neapolitana DSM 4359 encodes:
- a CDS encoding transcription repressor NadR produces MREFKKERLRSILKILERSKEPVSGSKLAEELGVSRQIIVQDIAYLRSQGYSIIATPRGYVLSEGKAKVSKLVAVKHEPEDIKEELLCIVRNGGRVLDVIVEHPVYGEIRGIIDVSTEEDVLKFISLMEMTKTEPLLKLSGGVHLHTIEAPDEETMRKILKELNEKGFLIEEV; encoded by the coding sequence ATGAGAGAGTTCAAGAAGGAGCGTCTGAGGTCTATTCTGAAGATTCTCGAAAGATCGAAAGAACCTGTCAGTGGCTCTAAACTGGCAGAAGAGCTCGGTGTGAGCAGACAGATAATCGTTCAGGACATTGCCTATCTGAGAAGTCAGGGATACAGCATAATCGCAACTCCCAGAGGTTACGTTCTCAGTGAAGGAAAAGCAAAGGTCTCAAAGCTTGTCGCCGTAAAACATGAACCGGAAGATATAAAGGAGGAACTGCTCTGTATCGTAAGAAACGGTGGAAGAGTTTTGGACGTGATCGTGGAACATCCTGTCTACGGTGAGATCAGGGGAATCATCGATGTCTCCACAGAAGAGGATGTTCTAAAATTCATCAGCCTCATGGAGATGACCAAGACGGAACCACTTTTGAAACTGTCAGGAGGAGTGCATCTTCACACCATAGAAGCTCCAGACGAGGAAACTATGAGAAAAATACTGAAAGAACTGAATGAGAAAGGCTTTCTGATAGAGGAGGTATGA
- a CDS encoding MFS transporter, whose protein sequence is MLTSIAWMFDAAGVMLLSFVLPYVIEEWKLTSTQGAAIASATFLGMLLGALSVGFVADLLGRKTSNLLFFVVTITFTFLSGFSKSFSALVVLRALSGFGYGGLMPSFNAYLSEFTSTGLRGRYLVLLESSWAVGSILIGLFSVLVLPNWRWIFWIFGLGYIFVPVFSRMPETPKYALLRGGKNSLEKVLGRKVEEEIVPPKKERVPIASLLKKEHLKDTLLIWFVWFVVSFVYYALFTWAPRIFSSQGISVLRSSWFTFYMMVAQLPGYLSAAYFIEKWGRKTSLGVYFIGTGAAALLWANVRGDVSLLVSAMVLSFFCLGVWGLVYAYTPELYPTPLRGTGNGAAGVWARVAGMIAPYYTGFMMERGKSIAETLSWISAMAVAAGIAVLIFGRETKGRYID, encoded by the coding sequence ATGCTTACCTCGATCGCTTGGATGTTCGATGCGGCGGGTGTCATGCTTCTCTCGTTCGTTCTTCCCTACGTGATCGAGGAATGGAAACTCACCTCCACTCAGGGAGCCGCAATAGCGAGTGCCACTTTCCTGGGGATGCTCCTCGGTGCTCTCTCCGTCGGATTTGTGGCAGACCTTCTTGGAAGGAAGACCTCGAACCTTCTCTTTTTTGTTGTCACAATCACCTTCACGTTCCTGTCAGGATTCTCGAAGTCGTTCAGTGCCCTTGTGGTTTTAAGGGCGTTGTCTGGTTTTGGATACGGCGGGTTGATGCCGTCTTTCAACGCGTACCTTTCCGAGTTCACCAGTACTGGACTCAGGGGAAGGTACCTTGTTCTTCTGGAGTCCAGCTGGGCGGTTGGAAGTATTCTGATCGGGCTTTTTTCGGTTCTCGTTCTTCCAAACTGGAGATGGATCTTCTGGATCTTCGGCCTTGGATACATCTTCGTTCCCGTGTTTTCCAGAATGCCAGAAACTCCAAAATACGCCCTCTTAAGAGGTGGAAAAAACTCTCTGGAAAAGGTTCTTGGAAGAAAAGTGGAAGAAGAGATCGTTCCTCCGAAGAAAGAAAGGGTACCCATAGCTTCACTTTTGAAGAAAGAACACCTGAAAGATACCTTATTGATCTGGTTTGTATGGTTTGTGGTCAGCTTCGTATACTACGCTCTATTCACATGGGCTCCACGAATCTTCTCCTCTCAGGGTATAAGTGTGCTCAGATCCTCATGGTTCACCTTTTATATGATGGTGGCACAGCTTCCTGGATACCTTTCGGCGGCTTACTTCATAGAAAAATGGGGAAGAAAGACTTCACTGGGGGTTTACTTCATAGGAACGGGAGCTGCCGCTCTGCTCTGGGCCAACGTGCGTGGGGACGTTTCACTTCTTGTCTCTGCCATGGTTCTTTCGTTCTTCTGTCTGGGAGTATGGGGGCTGGTCTATGCCTACACTCCCGAACTCTACCCCACACCACTCAGGGGCACCGGGAATGGAGCAGCCGGTGTATGGGCAAGGGTAGCTGGAATGATAGCACCGTACTACACGGGTTTCATGATGGAAAGAGGAAAGAGCATCGCAGAAACCCTTTCATGGATCTCTGCGATGGCCGTGGCAGCAGGAATCGCTGTTTTGATCTTCGGAAGAGAGACAAAAGGAAGGTATATCGATTAA
- the pyrH gene encoding UMP kinase: MRVLVKLSGEALSGEGRKGFDPERVSYLTSEIKKVVEEGYRVGIVVGAGNLFRGIELRGLSRERADQIGLLGTVMNAVYLKDHFEREGLKTKIFSQIVNLPDVESVSYDSIESAIENGFVLIFAGGTSNPFFTTDTAAVLRAKEMKAQIIVKATKVDGIYDKDPKRFSDARKIERLTFSEAMKMRIEVMDAEAFALCKKLGITVRVINFFEPGSLLRALKGENIGSIVLPD; this comes from the coding sequence ATGAGAGTGCTGGTGAAACTGAGCGGAGAGGCACTGTCCGGTGAAGGACGAAAAGGTTTTGATCCAGAAAGGGTGTCGTATCTCACCTCGGAAATAAAAAAGGTGGTCGAAGAAGGTTACAGAGTGGGAATAGTGGTGGGAGCGGGAAATCTGTTCAGGGGAATCGAATTGAGAGGTCTTTCCAGAGAAAGGGCAGACCAAATTGGCCTTCTTGGAACCGTCATGAACGCGGTGTATCTGAAAGACCACTTTGAAAGGGAAGGTTTGAAAACAAAGATATTCTCTCAGATAGTGAACCTCCCCGATGTGGAAAGTGTGAGTTACGATTCGATCGAATCGGCCATTGAAAACGGTTTCGTTCTGATATTCGCGGGTGGAACGAGCAATCCATTTTTCACCACAGATACCGCCGCCGTTTTGCGTGCGAAAGAGATGAAAGCCCAGATCATCGTCAAGGCAACAAAGGTGGATGGAATCTACGACAAAGATCCCAAACGATTCTCAGATGCCAGAAAGATCGAGCGGCTGACCTTTTCCGAAGCGATGAAAATGAGAATCGAAGTCATGGACGCCGAGGCCTTTGCACTCTGTAAAAAGTTAGGCATAACCGTCAGGGTTATAAACTTTTTCGAGCCGGGTTCACTTTTGAGAGCCCTGAAGGGAGAAAACATAGGAAGCATCGTTTTGCCTGATTAA
- a CDS encoding radical SAM protein has protein sequence MKTLILDGYVDEPAVFGVPPYISPYVRYLAGALVLAGLEVDYITIDRMRKEQLWEIVNEYDYLFVVAGITVPGRYKGGTPLTLGELQRILNLARRPLKVVGGPIVRGYSLRGGTVAKLSEIPADYLVTGDLEAFALSYFRGEPDPTAKSDYEIIDMVAPHGAVILKKHPNFPHIICEIELSRGCERETFCTFCTEPILHGRLTSRKVRSVLEEIESLYRAGCKAFRFGRTANILAYGSDMNAGKPSPEIIEELYSGTRTVAPSLEVLHTDNANPVYLVRHEKACRKIVETIVRYNTPGDVFSFGVESFDETVLKRNNIQGSPEEFLRAVFIVNEIGGKRVEGVPKLLPGVNLIFGLPGETEQTLEKDYFYLKKILDDGYLLRRINIRKLLVYPGTPVYEYFKTRKHKIKSHLHEKWKRKIREEIDHEMLKRVFPVGTILRKVIPEYVEGKFTFGRQLGSYPILVGIPGVHSNVMDVVVVSHGERSVTAIPYPPFLNSMSLEELTAIPGIGQALARKIILNRPFRNWSELEKIVPPETMRVLKKIGISLQQV, from the coding sequence ATGAAAACTCTGATTCTCGATGGATACGTTGATGAGCCCGCCGTTTTCGGTGTCCCACCTTACATAAGCCCCTACGTAAGGTACCTCGCGGGTGCTCTTGTTCTTGCGGGACTGGAAGTTGATTACATCACCATAGACAGGATGAGAAAGGAACAGTTGTGGGAGATCGTCAACGAATACGATTATCTCTTCGTGGTGGCGGGTATCACCGTTCCGGGACGGTACAAGGGAGGAACACCTCTGACCCTTGGAGAGCTCCAGAGGATACTGAACCTTGCCAGAAGGCCTCTGAAAGTCGTGGGAGGTCCCATCGTCAGGGGCTATTCCCTCAGAGGAGGGACCGTTGCCAAACTTTCGGAAATACCAGCAGATTACCTGGTGACAGGTGATCTGGAGGCCTTTGCCCTCTCTTATTTTCGAGGAGAGCCCGATCCAACAGCAAAAAGCGACTACGAAATAATCGACATGGTAGCACCACACGGTGCGGTTATTCTCAAAAAACATCCCAATTTTCCACACATTATCTGCGAAATAGAACTTTCAAGGGGATGTGAAAGAGAGACCTTCTGTACTTTCTGTACGGAACCCATACTCCATGGAAGATTAACTTCAAGAAAGGTCAGGTCTGTCCTTGAAGAGATAGAGTCTCTCTACAGGGCAGGATGCAAAGCGTTTCGCTTTGGCAGAACAGCGAACATCCTGGCCTACGGATCCGACATGAACGCTGGGAAACCCTCTCCAGAGATAATTGAAGAGCTGTACTCTGGCACCAGAACAGTTGCTCCTTCACTTGAGGTTCTTCACACCGACAACGCCAACCCTGTTTATCTTGTCAGACACGAAAAAGCGTGTAGAAAGATCGTGGAAACCATCGTTAGATACAACACACCCGGGGATGTGTTCTCCTTCGGTGTGGAATCTTTCGATGAAACTGTTCTGAAAAGAAACAACATACAGGGCTCTCCCGAAGAATTCCTGAGGGCTGTTTTCATAGTGAACGAAATAGGTGGCAAACGTGTGGAAGGAGTCCCAAAACTTCTTCCTGGTGTAAACCTGATTTTCGGTCTTCCCGGTGAGACCGAACAGACCCTCGAGAAAGACTACTTTTATTTGAAAAAAATTCTGGACGATGGATATCTCTTAAGAAGGATCAACATAAGAAAACTTCTTGTTTATCCGGGAACTCCTGTCTACGAATATTTCAAAACTAGAAAGCACAAGATCAAAAGCCACCTCCATGAAAAATGGAAAAGAAAGATCCGTGAGGAGATCGACCACGAGATGTTAAAACGGGTCTTTCCTGTGGGAACCATCCTGAGGAAAGTGATACCAGAGTATGTGGAAGGGAAATTCACCTTTGGAAGACAACTCGGAAGCTACCCCATTCTCGTGGGAATCCCCGGTGTTCACTCCAATGTGATGGACGTCGTGGTCGTATCGCACGGAGAGCGGTCCGTCACTGCCATCCCCTATCCTCCTTTCCTGAACAGCATGTCACTCGAGGAACTCACCGCGATACCCGGAATCGGCCAGGCACTGGCGAGAAAGATCATCCTGAATCGTCCGTTCAGAAACTGGAGTGAACTGGAAAAGATTGTTCCCCCTGAAACGATGAGAGTGCTGAAGAAGATTGGCATTTCTTTACAGCAGGTGTAA
- a CDS encoding lysine racemase translates to MYPRVLINLKEIEENARKVVQMAEKRGIEIVGVTKVTLGDPRFAEALKRAGIKILGESRLKNVLRMKKAGIEGPFMLLRLPMMSELVEDVKHFDYIMVSDPKVARMVEELSKETGRNVKIIYMIDVGDLREGVWYEKAVEEISQCNPSSISGIGTNFGCYGGIIPTKEKFEMLLSIKEKLEKEHGFNIEIVSGGNTPTLLALESGEIPEGVNQLRIGEAIALGRDITNNRVIDWLSQDTFIVEAEVIEVKEKPSIPVGRRGLDVFGRKVEFVDRGIRRRAICALGEQDIDSRGLIPVDKGVEVLHASSDHIVLDVTEYGDVKVGDVFRFRMTYSCLLKAMTSPFVEKRYEPSI, encoded by the coding sequence ATGTATCCAAGAGTTCTGATAAACCTGAAGGAGATCGAAGAGAACGCCAGAAAAGTTGTCCAGATGGCAGAAAAAAGAGGTATAGAGATAGTGGGAGTCACCAAGGTGACACTGGGAGATCCGAGGTTCGCCGAGGCTTTGAAAAGAGCAGGAATAAAAATTTTGGGAGAATCAAGACTGAAGAACGTTCTGAGGATGAAAAAAGCGGGGATAGAAGGACCTTTTATGCTGTTGAGGCTTCCCATGATGAGCGAGCTGGTCGAAGACGTGAAGCATTTCGATTACATAATGGTCTCCGATCCAAAAGTTGCCCGGATGGTGGAAGAGTTGTCAAAGGAAACAGGAAGGAACGTGAAGATCATCTACATGATAGATGTGGGAGATTTGAGAGAGGGTGTGTGGTACGAAAAAGCAGTGGAAGAGATCTCTCAGTGCAACCCTTCTAGTATATCGGGAATAGGTACGAACTTTGGCTGCTATGGAGGGATCATTCCCACGAAGGAGAAGTTCGAGATGCTTCTCAGCATAAAAGAAAAACTGGAAAAAGAACACGGCTTCAACATAGAGATAGTGTCTGGTGGGAACACACCCACGTTGCTTGCACTGGAAAGCGGTGAGATTCCAGAGGGCGTTAATCAGCTGAGAATAGGAGAGGCGATCGCGCTCGGAAGAGATATAACGAACAACCGTGTGATAGACTGGCTGTCTCAGGATACGTTCATCGTAGAAGCGGAAGTGATCGAAGTGAAAGAAAAACCCTCGATCCCTGTTGGGAGGAGAGGCCTGGATGTTTTTGGTAGAAAGGTGGAGTTCGTTGATAGGGGTATAAGAAGAAGGGCAATCTGTGCTCTCGGTGAGCAGGACATAGACAGCAGAGGACTCATACCGGTGGACAAGGGAGTGGAGGTACTTCACGCCTCCAGCGACCACATAGTTCTGGACGTAACAGAATACGGTGATGTGAAAGTGGGGGATGTGTTCAGGTTCAGAATGACGTACTCGTGCCTTCTGAAAGCGATGACCTCTCCCTTCGTGGAAAAGCGATATGAACCGTCGATTTGA
- a CDS encoding RNA polymerase sigma factor, translated as MNEKKLVEALKKKENWAYELLYREFAPKIGSIAKSYLNTDDVDDVVQDVFVRIFKGIKKFRGDSKLSTWIYRIAVNVCKDYLQKYKKRNEFLTDFQESDNEDEIYIQPQARENVLEEVLRSITAEKVQEALEKLSPEDRLLIKLRDIDGLSYEEIASVLQKPVGTVKSRLHYARKRLGKLLKEGERVER; from the coding sequence TTGAACGAGAAAAAACTCGTGGAAGCCTTGAAGAAGAAAGAAAACTGGGCTTACGAGCTTTTGTATAGAGAGTTTGCACCCAAAATAGGAAGCATAGCAAAAAGCTATCTGAACACGGACGATGTGGACGATGTGGTGCAGGATGTTTTTGTGAGGATTTTCAAAGGTATAAAAAAGTTCAGGGGAGATTCGAAGCTTTCCACGTGGATCTACAGAATAGCGGTGAACGTTTGCAAGGACTACCTTCAGAAATACAAAAAAAGAAACGAATTTCTGACGGATTTTCAGGAAAGCGACAACGAGGACGAAATCTACATCCAGCCACAGGCCAGAGAGAATGTACTCGAAGAGGTACTGCGTTCCATAACGGCCGAAAAAGTACAGGAAGCCCTGGAGAAACTTTCACCGGAGGATCGATTGCTCATAAAACTTCGAGACATAGATGGATTGAGTTACGAAGAGATAGCGTCCGTTCTTCAAAAGCCTGTTGGGACTGTCAAAAGCAGGCTTCATTACGCCAGAAAAAGACTGGGGAAACTCTTGAAAGAGGGTGAAAGGGTTGAAAGATGA